CTTCCTGATGCCATGCAGATTGCAGACCGGTTTCATCTTCATCAGAATTTGCTGGAGGCCGTTCAGAATGCACTCAAATCAGTTGTTCCGGCTGATATAAAAATACCGATCGATCAGGATCATTCTGATAAGCAACAACCGAAAGAAAAAACGGCAGAAGGTTTTAAAAAAAAATGATCCACTGGTAAAACTGGACAGCTATAATGAAAACAAAGTCCAACTCTACAAGGCAATAAAAGACCATGTTGATGCCGGTTTCAGTTCCCGACAAATTGCAAAAATCCTCCATTGCAGCAGAAATACGATTCGCAAGTATATGAATGGCGATTTTGATGCATTATGTCGCCGGGAACTGCTAAGCGGTGCTGATCGTTATTATGATTACATTATGAAATCATTGGCTTCCGGGATGATCCGCAAAGACATCTATCGAGAGATAAAAAAACAGGGCTATTCAGGACAAGTGTCCACCGCATATGACTATATGAACAAGCTGATTGAGGCCCACGGCATTGAAATTGCTGTTTATCGAAGCGCTTCGATTGAATCCATCAGCCGAAAGAAGCAGTTGAGCAAATTTGATCATGTTACCCGGAGAAGTATCTTCCGTTTTCTCTGGATGAATGATGCCGTTTTATCCGGGTATCGTGAATGCCTGATGGAGAAATATCCAATTATCGGCGAACTATACAAATGCATCAAAGAATTTCGCCGGATTTTTAAAGAAAAAAGTTTACCCCAACTGTATCTGTTTATCGACAGATACAAAAAATCAAATGTAAAGGAGCTGGCGATTTTTGCCGCCGGACTGGAAAAAGATCTCGAAGCAGTTGAAAATGCTGTTATCAGTGATTTATCAAACGGATTTGTGGAAGGGGTCAACAACAAACTTAAAATGATAAAACGAACCATGTATGGTCGATGCGGTCAAAAATTATTGACGGCCAAATTGATGTATGATCCACATTCAAAACCCGGATAACGGATTTTTGCGGAAGAACCTGAAAAAGATACTCAAACCGCTGGATGAATGGATGAGAAGCCGGATCCGGATGGTTGTCTGGAAACGATGGAAGAAAGTAAAAACCCGATTTACTAATCTCAAGAAACTGGGATTGGATGAAGAACGGGCATGGATGTGGGCAAACACGAGAAAAGGCTATTGGCGAATCGCCCATAGCCCAATCCTACTGAGAACCCTGTCTAATGACCGTCTAAAGCGGGCAGGATATCCCAATTTTTATGATTATTATCTGCAAGTAACAGTGTAAACTTTGGAACCGCCGTATACCGAACGGTACGTACGGTGGTGTGGGAGGTCGGCTGATCAATTAATGGTCAGCCTCCTACCCGATTTAAATTGAGGTGTGAAATGCAGCCAATCAGCGGTTATCTGATGAGTCTGGATGAAAAAATTATACGAATAAAAAAAATAAATTGTTTACCGGCTTATTGTAATATATTTGATTTTCCCATCTATAAAATACAGAGGAGGTATGAAAACAAATACATTGCAGCTTTTGAAAAACAAAAGTTAACAGAAAAATGCACCTGACATCTGATATAATGAAAATGAAAAGTAACAAAAATCAGACAGAAAGGTGCATACTATAATGAATTGGATTATACGTGAAAACAATGAAACCGCTCGATTTTACTAGCATAAATATGCAGAAGATGCTAATATTTATCACTGCCGCTGAAAAACATAGTTTTAACAGTGCAGCTTTACAGCTTAACACATCGGTATCTACAGTTAGCAAGACAATTAGTGCCCTAGAATACGAATTTGGAATA
This is a stretch of genomic DNA from Acetobacterium woodii DSM 1030. It encodes these proteins:
- a CDS encoding transposase, encoding MNGDFDALCRRELLSGADRYYDYIMKSLASGMIRKDIYREIKKQGYSGQVSTAYDYMNKLIEAHGIEIAVYRSASIESISRKKQLSKFDHVTRRSIFRFLWMNDAVLSGYRECLMEKYPIIGELYKCIKEFRRIFKEKSLPQLYLFIDRYKKSNVKELAIFAAGLEKDLEAVENAVISDLSNGFVEGVNNKLKMIKRTMYGRCGQKLLTAKLMYDPHSKPG
- a CDS encoding group II intron maturase-specific domain-containing protein yields the protein MIHIQNPDNGFLRKNLKKILKPLDEWMRSRIRMVVWKRWKKVKTRFTNLKKLGLDEERAWMWANTRKGYWRIAHSPILLRTLSNDRLKRAGYPNFYDYYLQVTV